Proteins from a single region of Apium graveolens cultivar Ventura chromosome 7, ASM990537v1, whole genome shotgun sequence:
- the LOC141673234 gene encoding uncharacterized protein LOC141673234, producing the protein MEASKTEMSKTKEVVGLSYLMLTRGNYTAWAIKMRVFMQAHGVWEAIEPKDLKATVEERKDKIALAAVYQGIPEDLLLSIAEKTTAREAWEAIKTMCLGADRGKKAKVQTLKAEFESLKMKDAEQLDEFCIKLNGWEPNIRALGETIDEGYVVKKLLRAVPTKFLQIASTIEQFGDLDTMSVEEAVGSLKAHEERLNGQGWLKKEKEEGQLLFTIEEWLRRSSLKNKGNGSDFKTKEANRGTRDKSRIRCFNCLAYGHYAAECRKPKREKVQRLEANLAQALDDEPALLMVECRGDKVLLNESRVKPKLRTEVEDKQGGSDVWYLDNGASNHMTAEKSKFRELDEKVTG; encoded by the exons ATGGAAGCGAGTAAGACAGAGATGAGCAAGACAAAGGAGGTAGTGGGTCTCAGTTATCTGATGCTGACGCGAGGTAACTATACGGCATGGGCAATTAAAATGAGAGTTTTCATGCAGGCCCATGGAGTATGGGAGGCTATTGAGCCTAAGGATCTAAAGGCTACGGTGGAGGAGAGAAAGGACAAGATTGCTCTTGCTGCTGTGTACCAGGGAATACCTGAAGACTTACTCTTGTCTATTGCAGAAAAGACCACGGCGAGAGAGGCATGGGAAGCCATAAAAACTATGTGTCTGGGCGCCGACCGCGGGAAGAAGGCAAAGGTTCAAACCTTAAAAGCTGAATTTGAATccctaaagatgaaagatgcagAACAGCTTGATGAGTTTTGTATCAAACTGAACGGATGGGAACCCAATATACGGGCACTAGGGGAGACTATTGACGAAGGATATGTGGTAAAGAAACTTCTCAGGGCAGTGCCAACGAAATTTCTGCAAATAGCCTCCACAATCGAGCAATTTGGGGACCTGGATACGATGTCAGTCGAAGAAGCGGTTGGGTCCTTGAAGGCCCATGAAGAACGCTTAAATGGTCAAG GATGGTTGAAAAAGGAAAAGGAAGAAGGACAACTGTTGTTTACCATAGAAGAATGGCTCAGGAGATCGAGCTTGAAAAACAAAGGAAATGGCAGCGATTTTAAGACCAAAGAAGCAAATCGAGGTACAAGGGATAAGAGTAGAATCCGGTGCTTCAACTGCTTGGCATATGGCCATTATGCGGCTGAGTGTCGTAAACCAAAAAGGGAAAAAGTGCAACGTCTGGAGGCTAATTTGGCACAGGCTCTAGATGACGAACCAGCGTTGTTGATGGTGGAATGTCGAGGTGACAAGGTGCTGCTAAATGAGAGCAGGGTTAAGCCAAAGTTGAGGACAGAAGTCGAGGATAAGCAAGGAGGATCTGATGTATGGTACTTGGACAACGGAGCGAGTAATCATATGACCGCGGAGAAATCAAAATTCAGAGAATTGGACGAAAAGGTGACTGGTTAG